The following are encoded in a window of Planctomycetia bacterium genomic DNA:
- a CDS encoding DUF1559 domain-containing protein yields the protein MRRGFTIIELLIVIFLIGLLVALAAPAVLKSRDASRQATCLNRQREVMLAVQSFEQSKARFPGWREQLGAPGTWKTVSWQFALLPYLERQDIY from the coding sequence ATGCGACGCGGATTTACGATAATCGAATTGTTGATCGTAATCTTCCTGATCGGACTGCTGGTGGCGCTGGCCGCGCCGGCGGTGTTAAAGAGTCGTGACGCTTCGCGCCAGGCGACTTGCCTGAACCGGCAACGCGAAGTGATGCTCGCCGTGCAATCGTTCGAGCAGTCCAAAGCACGGTTTCCGGGCTGGCGCGAGCAACTCGGGGCGCCAGGCACCTGGAAAACCGTGAGCTGGCAGTTCGCGCTGCTGCCGTATCTCGAACGGCAAGACATCTACC